In a single window of the Antedon mediterranea chromosome 1, ecAntMedi1.1, whole genome shotgun sequence genome:
- the LOC140049028 gene encoding asialoglycoprotein receptor 2-like produces the protein MARFILLVLACLTFGATLVEGGCGYGWHQYGSKCYKYFAKSLTWEQAQSHCNALNSDLVVINNKQENSFVRKLIVAKSAWIGMKKLSKDSYFSWVGVPNSCSSYEYFQSGQPNNYGGNQNCVEMLKSSSCWTDRECSTRLCHVCEKRQN, from the exons ATGGCACGATTCATTTTGTTGGTGTTGGCCTGCCTAACGTTCGGTGCAACTCTGGTTGAAGGAG gTTGCGGTTATGGTTGGCATCAATATGGTTCAAAGTGTTATAAATACTTTGCCAAATCTTTGACTTGGGAACAAGCTCAATCTCATTGCAATGCACTCAACTCAGATCTTGTTGTCAtcaataataaacaagaaaacaGTTTCGTTCGTAAACTTATTGTTGCAAAAAGTGCGTGGAttggaatgaaaaaattaagtaaagaCAGTTATTTTAGTTGGGTCGGAGTTCCTAATTCATGTTCATCATACGAGT attttcaaAGTGGTCAACCAAACAATTATGGTGGTAACCAAAATTGTGTTGAAATGTTGAAATCCAGCTCATGCTGGACTGATCGGGAATGTAGTACAAGATTATGTCATGTCTGTGAAAAAAGGCAAAATT aG
- the LOC140049055 gene encoding uncharacterized protein — MSDPNNESTLYYQQPFKSLCGPPQYAGGGYYTKIPASSQALRLPTEPSKAYQYINERQTPIDELGNSRLKLIGLGRGFLMKKQNVMFNQLESDIKMLNSCIEKMQANSQSKTENLVEEQYDKMSRMVKHLENETTKSATDGTKTLSKQDLNHNNIELAKKVENKQSKITLAGSVGLGRGGNPQSRQRERSLSGQNVGGLACQNTVKANIVSPEIANEKKGFSPKKQSDIIQSSIEHDQVQRKPTKSPPARCVGYGRGGNPQTRQRERSLMITPAGRLVCQSAQVRAQVTVKSEMPDKACYQEESKEDAKKKLFRKLTKKLNAIERLRMKRKQGEKLTKEEEQKIKLRALIKGELACLT, encoded by the exons ATGTCAGACCCCAATAATGAGTCAACATTATACTACCAACAACCATTTAAAAGTTTATGTGG GCCACCACAGTATGCTGGTGGGGGATATTATACCAAAATTCCTGCCTCAAGCCAAGCTTTAAGACTGCCTACAGAGCCTTCAAAAGCCTATCAGTATATCAATGAAAGACAAACACCAATTG ATGAACTTGGTAACTCAAGACTCAAGTTAATTGGTCTTGGTAGAGGGTTCCTTATGAAAAAACAGAATGTGATGTTTAACCAATTAGAAAGTGATATCAAAATGTTGAATAGTTGTATTGAAAAAATGCAAGCCAACTCGCAAAGTAAAACTGAAAATTTGGTAGAAGAACAGTATGATAAAATGAGTAGGATGGTTAAACATCTAGAAAATGAAACTACTAAATCAGCTACTGATGGCACCAAAACACTATCAAAACAAG atttaaatcacaataatattgaGTTGGCTAAAAAGGTTGAGAACAAACAATCTAAAATCACTCTT GCTGGGAGTGTTGGTCTTGGCAGAGGAGGAAACCCACAGAGCAGGCAACGGGAACGCAGTTTATCAGGACAAAATGTTGGAGGTCTTGCTTGTCAAAATACAGTCAAAGCTAACATTGTTTCACCTGAAATTGCAAATGAAAAGAAGG gttTTAGCCCCAAGAAACAATCAGACATTATTCAAAGCAGTATTGAGCATGACCAGGTACAGAGAAAACCTACTAAAAGCCCTCCT gCTAGATGTGTGGGTTATGGTAGAGGAGGAAATCCACAAACCAGGCAACGTGAACGCAGTCTGATGATAACACCTGCAGGACGCCTTGTTTGTCAAAGTGCACAAGTCAGAG CTCAAGTGACAGTTAAAAGTGAAATGCCAGATAAAGCATGCTACCAAGAA GAATCTAAAGAAGATGCTAAAAAGAAACTGTTCAGAAAACTCACCAAGAAACTAAACGCA ATTGAGAGACTTAGAATGAAAAGAAAACAGGGAGAAAAACTTACAAAAGAGGAG GAACAGAAGATAAAGTTGAGAGCCTTAATTAAGGGAGAGCTAGCATGTTTAACCTAA
- the LOC140049039 gene encoding hepatic lectin-like: MARFILLVLACLTFGATLVEGGCVYGWHQYGSKCYKYFAKSLTWEQAQSDCNALNSDLVVINNKQENSFVRKLIVAKSAWIGMKKLSKDSYFSWVGVPNSCSSYEYFQSGQPNNYGGNQNCVEMLKSSSCWTDRECSTRLCHVCEKRQN; the protein is encoded by the exons ATGGCACGATTCATTTTGTTGGTGTTGGCCTGCCTAACGTTCGGTGCAACTCTGGTTGAAGGAG gTTGCGTTTATGGTTGGCATCAATATGGTTCAAAGTGTTATAAATACTTTGCCAAATCTTTGACTTGGGAACAAGCTCAATCTGATTGCAATGCACTCAACTCAGATCTTGTTGTCAtcaataataaacaagaaaacaGCTTCGTTCGTAAACTTATTGTTGCAAAAAGTGCGTGGAttggaatgaaaaaattaagtaaagaCAGTTATTTTAGTTGGGTCGGAGTTCCTAATTCATGTTCATCATACGAGT attttcaaAGTGGTCAACCAAACAATTATGGTGGTAACCAAAATTGTGTTGAAATGTTGAAATCCAGCTCATGCTGGACTGATCGGGAATGTAGTACAAGATTATGTCATGTCTGTGAAAAAAGGCAAAATT aG
- the LOC140049017 gene encoding C-type lectin lectoxin-Thr1-like has translation MARITLLVLACLTVAATLVEGRCYHGWRPFGTKCYRYFFSRSTWHEARPLCRRYKRGDLVVINNYAENNFVGNLATSGKAWIGMRKTSASTPFVWVDNVYSPFKYFAENEQNNSGNSCGEMYMYSKLWAGQTCSETQSYICEMPEVR, from the exons ATGGCGCGAATTACTTTGTTGGTGCTGGCCTGTTTAACAGTCGCTGCAACGCTGGTTGAAGGAC GGTGTTATCATGGTTGGAGACCGTTTGGAACTAAATGTTATCGCTACTTTTTCTCCCGATCTACTTGGCATGAAGCTAGACCTTTGTGCAGAAGATATAAACGTGGTGATCTTGTTGTGATCAATAATTATGCAGAAAATAACTTCGTCGGTAACCTTGCTACTTCAGGGAAAGCATGGATTGGAATGAGAAAAACAAGTGCATCCACTCCATTTGTTTGGGTCGATAATGTATACTCACCTTTTAAGT ATTTTGCAGAGAACGAACAAAACAATTCAGGGAACAGTTGTGGTGAGATGTATATGTATAGTAAACTCTGGGCTGGTCAAACTTGTAGTGAGACACAATCTTATATCTGTGAAATGCCGGAAGTGCGTTAA